Below is a window of Bifidobacterium asteroides DNA.
AGGCTGATGGACACATCAGCATGGACCCCTCACGCGGACGCGTCAACCCCGACCTCACGGAGACCACCACTTGGCTGGCAACCCAAGATCTGGGGCGTTTCGGCCCAGGCCTGATGCAGACCAAGGGCTGGAGCGACCCGGAATCAGGAAGCGGGGCCTGTCTGAGTCTGGACTTCTGGCTAAAGACCCCCGGCCGCCACCGTCTAGAGGTTCACCGTCTGCCCACACTGAACTCGCGTGGGCGAATTCGCCTGCGTGTCAGCCTGGATGGCAATCGGGGCGAAATCCTGGAATCGCCCACCACTGACGAGTTCCGTGGCGACTGGCAGGAGACCATCGTATATAACGCCGAGCAACTGACCATGGTCCTGCCCTATTTGGAGGCAGGACCCCACCAGCTGCAGCTTATTGCCGTGGATGACTCCTTCGGCATCGACAAAGTCGTGATCAACACCGGTCGGAAACGGTCCAGCCGGCTGGGACCTGCTTTCAGCACCTGGGTGGCGGATGGCCGGCCCTCCAAACAGGCTGGCAACAGGAGCTTTCACGCAGCTCACATAGACAGGGCTCAGACCAGCAATCAGATTACAGTCTGTCAGCCAACGCCCACGGCCGAGGCCTTGGACCGCCCCCTACGGAATCTGGCCGTTGGAGACTACGGTATCGATCCGGACCGCACCCCGGAAGAACCTGTACCCTACTTCGATCAGGACTACTGGCTTCACGGCGGCTTGTATACACGGCCGAAGCTGGTCTGGCCTGCCGGGCATCAGCACGAGCAGAAGCTGAGCCAAAACAATGACGCCAACAAGACACCAGAGCGCATCTACCTTGAGACCGCTGACTGCCTAAGACAAGGCGAAAACGCCTGGCTGTCACAGAATGGGTCACAAAACGGCAAGCGTCGGCAGGGCTGCTGGTTTCCCACCGACGCCCCCACTCACAGGGGCCGGGGCCTGGCCATGCGGGCCGAGCCTAGGCAACAGCTCTGGCCCAAACCCGGTCAAGCTCCCGGCATGAACCTGGCCTTCCAGGTTGGCAGGCCAGGCAACTACCGGATCTGGCTCCTAGCCCAGTTCGCCTCCGACCTGGAGGACTCCTGCCATGTGATCTTGGACGGCGACCCGCTGCCCCCGGGCGACCTCTTCCCCCGAGGGGGAAGACTGATGACTTTTGCCACCGAGCATGTCTGGGGATGGTCGGAGATGGCCGCCATCCAGCTGACCGGCGGTCGGCACGTTCTGGTCTTGGAGCCGGAACGAGCCGGCATGCGCATCGCACGTGTCTACCTGGCCTGCGATGGATCACGGCCTCCCTTGGATGAGCAGTGGCCCGGTTAGAAAGACGACAGACCTGGGGACGCGCATGGGCTAGACGCCTGAAATCAGCGGTCACTGCCGTTCTCTATGCCCTTGGGCATCCGCCTGGCCTTGCCGGAGAGGAGCGAGCCAGTCATGACTGCCGCAGCAACAATGGCTAGAGGAAGAGCTATAGCTGCACCTGTTCTGGGCAGTGCCTCCACTAGGGCGTTCCAATCGTCGCTATTGGAACGGACAGCCCGATCCGAGCACAGCAGACGGCCGTCGACCATCACGCCCCGGAAATCAGGCTGTTGATGAGTCTTGTCGGCATCCTCCCGCTCAGGAAGGGCCGCTTGACCTTCTACAGGACAGGGCACCAGGGGACTGCCGATCACCCTAGCCCTGTCAGTATGCCGGCCAGACATGCCCGACACTGTGGCATGCACGTCCACAGACTGGCCAGGACGGAGCATTAGGGTTGACCAATTATTCGGATAGCGGATCCCGGTCACCCGTCCCTGGCCCACGACTGTCTGATCCTCCAAATGCAGTTGGCGGGCAGGGAAGATTGCTCCAGTCCCATCGCTGGGATCACGAGGAGAATCATTGGTGATCCGGAAGACAATGGGAACATCGTCATGAGCCCGGAGGGCCTGTTCCGGCTGATCCCGATCCCCTTTGGGCATGCCGCCGGCCTGATCAAACTTCTCGATATGCAAAGCCGGCGTCATATCGGGCGTGCTCGTCCAGACCGTGTTGGATGCCAGAATCTTGTCCTGATAGAACTCAGTGAATCGGTTCTCATGACGTTCCACGTTCTTCAGCCGCCTGCATTGCAAGTAGACCCTCCAACCGACCGGGCGGTCGCCTGAAGCGCTGACCAAGGCCAGATACCGCGACGTAGCCTCCACTTTGATCAGACCTGCAGGGCCTGCGGTCATCGTAAACCAAGGACCGCCATGTATATCTGCGGACATGTCTGAACCAGCCATGATCTGTCCATGATGAATCAGGATGCGTCCATTCTCGTAGAGGTCCTGGGTTGCGTAGACGGCCCAATGGCCAGTGAACCTATCCACCGCTGGGTCCAGCCGATCCTCAATCCGCCAGGTTTTCACCTGCGGATAGGCACGTCCGGCCGGCAGCAGACTGGAATCCAGACGGTACAGGAAGAGTCGGTCACGGTAGATACTGCCACCATGAGCGCTTCCTCCACCCACTGCGGCTACCACATCCTTGGCGGGATTGAGCGGCTTGACCGGATTGGTGACCACGTTGGTCGTTTTATGCAGGTTGTTGACGATCTGGGTCGCCTGGTTGCGAACCACATGACCGGTTTCCGCACGGATGACCGTGTAGGGCAGGACCAGATCGTAAGTGCGCCCCAGCAGCCCTTGGTCAATAGACGGTTCTAAGAGAGGATTATGGCCTCGGACAGCGGCATAGGCTGCCAGATCGGCAGGCTGAGGATCCCCTTTGAGGGTCACGCCTGTAGCCGGCACATAGGTATCCACGGTTTTGGCGAAGACCAGGACTGTGCCGTTTCTTACCTGAATGTTGAAGGCCTTGGTGTAATCGCGGCCGTCAGAACCCAGAACCTCGATCCCCCTGGGATCGATATCCAGGTGACGAGCGTCGTAGGCATCCGTCATACCCAACCGCCAGACCGGATAGGCGGTGTCCTTACGGCGGGCGTCCAGACTGATCCGATAGACACCATGGTCGCCCACAAAAAGCACCTTGCCGTCGATACTGATGCCTGGATCATGCGCGCTGACATCGCTCTTTGATGGATGGAAGTCAGCCGGCGGATTGCTCACCTGATTGGAGGGAGTCAGCGAGTTGTTCAGCGTAAGCACCCACTGATTGCCCACGCGATGATCCGTTGGGGCCTTGGGGTCAACCCTGCCTTCGAAGCGCAGACGGATTCTGGGATTGCCCCCGGCCCGCCATTGGCTGATACGGACGGGGTCGGTAATGGTCACCCGCAGGCTATGGTCCTTGTCCTTCCACTTTGTGGCGTATCCGGTCTTGGCGATGACATCGCCGCTCTGCAGGTCAGTCACCTCAAGGGTCTGTTTGTCGGGCAAAAACCAGCGGTCATAGACATCGGTCAGGATGATTGATTTGACAGGATAGGCAAGATTGTCGGGCAGGCTGGGCTGGGTATCCAATCCATACTCCAGCCGCTGACCAGGAAAGACCACCTTGCCGTCAACACTGGCCTGCTCCCCGCCTTGGCCGGCCTCCGAGATGACATCCTTGCGCACCGGAGGCAGATATCCACAGATGCCTGGCTCGTTGGTCTGCACACTCTGTGTGTTGACTGTTTGGGAGCCCGAGTTAATCAGGGCCTCGCCCTGGTTGCCATGGCCGTCGGGCGCCTTGCAGAAGGTCAGCTCCTGATCGGGTGTTCTGCCCAAATCCTTGCGAACCTTGGCCGCACCGCCGCCGTCGGCAAATCGGACCGTGAAGGGAACCAGCATGGTAACCTGCATAGGGACCTCCATCCCCTTGAGAACGTTCAACCACCCGCTCTTGGCCTGGGCCCGCGCCCGAGCGCCTGTCACGCTGATCTCGAAACGGTCGGTCACATCCCTGCCCTTGGCCACGATGCCTCCGACGCTGCTGCGGCGGTAGTGCCCGTCTGCATCCGCCTTGGCCTTAGCCGCAAAAATGCGGATAGCCCCAGCCCCGTCCTGATCAACCAGATAGTTTGCAGCGCTCCAGTCGTCAGTCAGGGCGAAAATCTTAGGGGCCTCAATCAAATGAGCTTCGACAGTAGCGTTGATCACCGACCCTACTTGGTCGCCGTCCAAAAAGACGTGTCCGTCGGCACCTGTCCCGTTACTCCATTGGGGGTCTATGACGCTCTTCCACGCCCCCGTGGCTGTGTCTCGCAGAATCCAGGATTTGTCCGGCCTGGGCTTCCAGGTGGGCGTACGACGCTCCGGGGTCGACTGGTCAACCTGCCGGGCGGCGCCCTCCCAATGGATTCCTCCCTGGTCCAGGATCACCCCGGTTTCTGGCCGGTCGACAGTCACATCCAACTGCCATGCCCAGCGGTGTTCCTCCGGCAGAGCACCACCCTTCCAGGCGGCTGTGGCGCGGTCTCCAGGCGGCCTGGTCCCTTCGGCAGTGTTGAAAACGAATTTGTCGGTCAGGTCCTCGCCGCTGGTCTGATCCCTGACATGCTGACCACTGATTCGGTACTGCTTGCCCTGAGGGTTGAAGACATCGCTAAAAGTCAGTTCGCGACCGTCCCGACCGGTTCCAGTGACAATATGCGTGCGATTGGTCATCCCATCCGCGCTGGTGCCACGATCTACTTGCTTATCAGGTGGATCCGGCGGCAGATCGGCCGGCTTGGGCTCGTAGTCGTTGAGCATGATCACCACCAGGGAGATGCCCTTCTTGTTGCCCGCATACTCGTCAGCGAACTTGTCCAGGTTGTCGTTGGGCTGATCCCAGAAGGAATCGCTGGTCCGATAGGTCACCCCACGATTGCTGAATGTGCTGTTTGCCACCTGGCTGCGCCAGTTATCCATCCAGAGCTTGTGAATAGCCACGGAGATCCCGTCAAATATACGTTGGGATCCACGGTAACCGGCAACCACGCCCACGCCGGTCACCCGGCAGTGGCCCTGTCCGGATTGGTCGGCATGGGCCTCGTTAAAGCGCGCCTGACAGTTGCCGTTGGCCTCATCCAGAGCCTGCCGCTTGACCCGGGCCGTAGTGGCATTGCGCCCGTCCACTACCCCCATCTGGGAGAACGCCCTGTCTATGCTGCCTATTTCATAACCGCCAAAAGCCCCCTGGTCGTCATCCTTGTAGGCCCAGCCCTGCCAGAGCCGGATCTTTTGGCCACCGGGTGGCACCGGTCTGCCACCGGCATGGCCTGATCCTCCGCCAGCCATGGCAGGAGCCGCCGGACCGGCAAGGGTCGCCAGGGCAGCCAGAGCCGCCAAGAGGCCGATCCATCTATGCTTGTTCATACTCGTCCTCACTTTTTCGCCCGCCCCATGCCTTGAGTATGGGCGGCCGCCGGGCATATAGGTGCGTGGGTGGGGAACTGTGGTCGAATGTGCCGCGGGACGGTTATGCTGTGTATGACACATACCTATGCCGTCCAGACCGAAAAGGAGACAGGACAATGGCAGAGACATTCGACGTGTTGGTCGAGATCCCACGTGGCTCCCGCAACAAGTACGAGATGGACCACGACAGCGGCCATATCAGGCTGGACCGCACCCTCTTCACCTCCATGGGCTACCCCGATGACTATGGGTACATCGACGGCACCCTGGGCGAGGACGGGGATCCTTTGGATGCCCTGGTCATGATTCCCGACTCGGTCTTCCCGGGTTGCATCGTTGAATGCCGCGCCGTGGGGCTCTACCACATGGTCGACGAGGCCGGCGGGGATGACAAGGTCCTCTGCGTGCCCGCCGATGTCCGCTTCGACGCCATCAAGGACATCGACGACGTCTCCGACTTCCACAAGCAGGAGATCAAGCACTTCTTCGAGCAGTACAAGGCCCTGGAACCAGGCAAGGAGGTCATGCCCGGCGACTACTGGACCAACGCCGAGGCCGCCGAGACCCAGATCAAAGCTGCACGCGAGCGCCTGGCCGCCCAGCACTGACCCCACTTGAGGCCGCCCAGCGGCCTCATCAACCACCCCGGCGAGGGCCCAATCGAGCGTCCTAACCGGGGTTTTGCATGCCCAAATCCTCCCAAAATGCGTCTGGCCGTCTACCATTGCGAATTGCGGGTGTGCGCGCAAGGGCAGGAGCGGCTATGACTTTCTATACATACCAATACCTCAAGGGCGGGCAGACCAACTGGACCATGATCAGGATCATCGTGGTCGTCGTTCTGGCCCTGGCCTTCCTCTTCTTCCTGTTCATGTACTCCCGCCATCGCTGGAACCACAAGTACAAGGATCTGTCCATCATCCTGGCCACCCTGCTCCTGCTGGCGGCGGCCATCCAATACAGCGACTACACCAATCTGCGCACAGCCAGCCTGCAGAGCGGACAGCTGACCACAGTCATCGACAAGTCCGCCGCCAAGCTCAAGGTCAACCCTGAGCAGATCAGCATCAACGACACCTCGCGCAACAATGACATGATTATCAAGACCCCCAAGGGCTACTACACCCTGGTATTCAACAGCTCCGGCTCCGAATTCCTGCTGCAGCGTGCCGACCTGTACCACCCAGACATCACCGTGATCGGAGAGTGACCCATGGATATCAATTTCTACGTCAACGTGGCCTTGAAGCTGATCGTCGGGTTGCTCTTCATCACCCTGCTCATCAACGTGACCGGCAAGGGGAACCTGGCGCCCACTTCGCCCATGGACCAGCTGCAGAACTATGTCCTGGGCGGCATCATCGGCGGGGTCATCTACAGCGACAGCATCTCCATGGCCCAGTACATTGTCATCCTGCTGATATGGGCCGCGCTGATCCTCATCACCCGGTATGCCAAGACCCACATCCACGCGGTGGGCAAGTACGTCGACGGCGAACCGGTTACCATCATCAAGAACGGCAAACTGCTGGTACAGAACTGCCTCAAGGTCAATCTGACAGCGAAGGAGGTGGACTTCAAGCTGCGCACTAAGGGCATCAATGACATTCGCGACGTTAAGCGGGGCATCGTCGAGCAGAACGGCGGCCTGACCATCATCTCCGAAGGTGACAAGGACGTGCGCTACCCGGTGGTCATGGACGGGCGGGTCAATCCCGATGTACTCGACACCATGGGGCGGGACGAGGCCTGGCTCGACGAGCAACTGGCCAAGCAAGGCATACGCAAGGTCAGCGATGTGTACATGGCCCGATACCAGAACGGCGAGTTCTATGCCGTCACCTACCAAGACCAGTAGCGCCATCCAAACGGCGGCAGGCGGTCTGACGGTGACCATGACTCATCGACGGACCTATCCCACAGGCTGTCATGCTTGATAGTTCCAGCGCTGACAGGTAGAATCTATGTCCATATTGTTATGGCGTAGCATGTGAACGGCATTCAACGAATTCAAAGCCGATTCCAATCGGCAGTTCCGCGCTCGACGCTCCCGAGGCGTAGGCTGGTTTGAGGAGACCTGGTCGAGGCCCATCCCACCTGGGATGAACCCTTTCAAGGAATGCCGTGCTCTTGAGATTGCTGTTTATCGCTTTAGGTGTATCTTCCGACGCTTTTGCCGTCTCCATCAGCAAGGGGCTGTCCGTGGACCGACTGCAGGCCCGCCATCATTGGCTGGTCGGACTTTGGTTCGGCGGATTCCAGACTCTGCTGCCCTTGCTGGGCTACTTCGCTGCCTCCATGCTGCAGGACTCCTTGGCCGCCGTGGATCACTGGATTATCTTCGGCATCCTTTCAGCTATCGGGATCAACATGATCCGCGAAGGCGTCTACGGCGAGGAAGAGGGAGCGAACGGCGAGGAGAGCTTTTCCTGGCGGCGGATGCTCCCTGCAGCCATCGCCACCAGCATCGACTCATTCGGCGTGGGCGCAGGCCTGGCCTTGCTGGGCATCAACATCTGGCTATCCGCACTGGTCATCGGGCTGGTGACGGCTGCGGCCTCCATTCTGGGGCTGCGCATCGGATACGCGGTCGGGTCCCGCTGGCGCAAGCCTGCCAGAATCGCCGGCGGCATCATTCTGATCGTCATGGGCATCCAGATCCTTCTGGATCACCTGATGAATGCCTGACTCAGAACGTCGTCTGCAAGACCATGGCGGCCAGAACCACGATGGATCCGGCCAGAAGAACCGACATCAGCGCCAGACCAACAGCCCCGCGCCGATCAGCTGCCTCCTGGGCCCAGCGATAGCCGGAGGTCATGAGCCCGACCAGCAGCAGCAAGGCCACAAGCACCACCAGAACCGGCATCAGGTCAGGATGCAAGCCTCTGACCAGCTCCGGCAGAAAGACCCACCCCGAGGCGGCGACAGCGGTCACCCCGCCCATGGCGGTTGCAGAAATGCCGCGGATAACCATTCGCCGGTCCCGACGCAGCATCTGACGAACAAACATGAATACGGCCAAGAGGGCCAGCAGAAATGCCGCAGTCGACAGCCAGGTCCAGAGAGCACCAGGCCCCTGCCCGACCAGGGCCGGCACCAGAGCGACCAAGGCCAGCAGACCAGCCACGGCTCGGTCGGGGCCGGGTCGGATGCCACGGCCCACCAGGGGCCAAGAGACCAGCATGGCCAATGCCAGCACCAGGACCAGAACGGCCTGCACCCATTGAGCAACCCCGGGCTCGGCCAGCAAGCCCGCCACCACGCCCGGCAGGATCAGGGCCGCCAGAGCCAGCAGCTGCGTCAGGGCGAGCACGCGTCCATCCCGGATTCCTTTTACAGTCTGCGCCATGGGTCCTCCTGCCTGTCCCCGTCGGGAAGCTATACGTCACATCCTAGGGCAAGGCCATCCTGTGAACTCGGAGCCCCTGTGACTGGCCGATTGTACAATGATGGCAACTGTTCAACGAATCCACCCCCGCTATGGACGAACGGACAGGGAAGAAGGTACCCCCGTGACGGATCTGACCTTGATGACCTGCGCCGAGGACCCGGCATCGGTTCTGCCAGCCTTGGCCCTGCTCTCCCATCGAGTGCGCGTCCTGCCCCTGGATGCCGCCTCCCTGGTAAAGATGCCCGAGGACACTGTGCTGCTGATTGACGCCAGCGACGACCTGGCCGAAGCCAGGACGCTCTGCAACCTGACTCGGGCCTCGGGCCTGTCCACGCCCATCATCCTGATTCTGAGCGAGGGCGGCTTCACTGTGGTCAATGCCGGCTGGGGCGTGGCCGACGTCATCATTCAGTCCGCGTCCCCAGCCGAGGTCGAGGCCCGGCTACGACTGGTCTGCCAGCGAGTGACACCGACACGCAAGCCGGATGCCCGGCCAGAAAAGGCAGAAGATCAGGTACCTACCGGTCAGGTCCGCTCGGGCGATCTGGTTGTGGACACCGAGAGCTATACGGCCCGAATCCACGGCCGTCCCATCAACCTGGCCTACAAGGAGTTCGAGCTGCTCAAATACCTGGTCCAGCATCCCGGCAGGGTCTTCACCAGGGCGCAGCTCCTCCAAGAGGTCTGGGGCTATGACTACTACGGCGGAACCAGGACGGTTGATGTGCACGTGCGGCGACTCAGGGCCAAGCTGGGCAGCGAGTACGAGCACCTGATCGGCACAGTCCGCAACGTTGGCTATAGGTTCGACCCGCCCTCCTCGGCAAGGACGACCTCAGTCCCCAGACCGGAGCCGGATGCCAAGACCAATCCAGACCCAGTCAAGCAACGCGAGCAACAGGACGGCCAGTCGGAACAACCCGAGGATTCCAAGGAAAAGAAACCCGATCATAGTGACTGATGCATCATCAAATCGAAAGCGCCCCCAGGGCAGGGAAAGCAAGGCCCGGCGCCTGGCCCGCATGCACGGGGAGTACCAGATCCTCTGTCTGGTCTTTCCCGAGGCTGTCTGCGCCTTGCACTTCCGCAACCCCTTCGAACTGCTGGTGGCCACGGTCCTGAGCGCCCAGACCACCGACAAGCGGGTCAACTCGGTGACCCCCGAACTCTTCGAGCGCTACCCCGACCCCGCAACCATGGCCCAGGCCCAGCCGGCCGAACTGGAGGCCATCATCCACCCGGTGGGCTTCTACCATGCCAAGGCCCGCCACCTCTTGGGGCTCTCCCTGATGCTGACCGAAGACTACGGCGGCAAGGTCCCCCAGACCATGGAGGAGCTGACCAGCCTGCCCGGCGTGGGGCGCAAGACCGCCAACGTGGTTCTGGGCAATGCCTTCAACATCCCCGGATTCCCGGTGGACACCCACGTCACCCGGGTCACCGGCCGCCTGCGCTGGCGGACCGACTGGCGCAGCGCCCATCCCGATCCAGTGAAGATCGAGCATGAGATCTGCGACTGTTTCCCGCCCGAGGACTGGACTAATCTGTCGCATAGGCTGATTCTGCTCGGCAGGGCCACCTGCCACGCCCGCAAGCCCGACTGCCTCCACTGCCCCCTGGCCGAGACATGTCCCAGCGCCGAGATCCTGGCTGGACCGGCCTCTCGGTAGAATCAAGACCATGGCACGCGGCAGACACACACAAATCAAGTCCGGAATCATCTTCTTCCTGGTACTGGCGGTCCTGACCGCGGGCACCTACATGGCCTGGCCGCTGGCGACAGGCCGAGGAGGCTGGCGGCTGCCCTGGGCACAGGAAGGTTCAGGCCGAATCGTGCACATCCGGGCCCGCCAGGCCCCCGTCTCCCTGGACATCCGCACCGAACCCGGACGCGCCACTGACCAGGCTCTGATGGGCAACGTCTACCAGACCCTGACCAGGCCCGACGCCAAAGGTCAGCCGACACCTGGCCTGGCCCAGAACTGGGAGGTCTCCGCAAACGGCCTGCTCTATACCTTCCATCTGCGCAATGACGCTCGTTTCGCCGATGGACGTCCCCTGACCTCGGAGGATGCCCTCTGGTCCCTGCACCAGATCATCGACCACCAATACCAGGGCTATCGGGACTTGAACGGACTGGCCAGGGTCACCAACCCCGATGATGCCACACTGGTAATCGGCCTGAAGAGCCCGAACGCCAGGCTGCTGACCGCACTGAGCGGTCGGGCGGGCATCGTCTACGACCGCCAGGCCCGGGTCAACTATTCCACTCGATCAGCTGGTTCGGGTCCCTACCAAGTGGACGACTGGCAACCGGGCACCAGCCTGACCCTGGCTGCCAACAAATCCTACCGAGGCCCAGACAGGCCCACCATTGGCAGGGTGATCTTCACCTATACCGGCAGCCCGCAAGGGACCATTAAGGATCTGGACCAGGGACGCCTGGACGCTGTAGTGGACATGGATCCCGCCACCGCCGCGCAGGCCCATAAGGCGCCGACCGTTACGCCCAGCACGGACAATGTGGTCTTGGCCTTCAACAACATAGCGACCAGCCCGCTGTCCGACCAACATATGCGCGAAGCCGTCCGCTACGCCCTGGACCGCCAGTCCCTTGCCAAACTGGAGAGAGGCGGAGCCAAGGCGCTGGGCGGACCGCTCAACCAGCTGAGCCCTGGCTACGATCCTGGCCTGCAGGCCTTCCCCTTCGACCGGGCCCAGGCGATTCATCGGTCCTCCTACTACCGCCCGTCCTTCTTTAAGAACGGTCTGCGTCTGGTGTATCCCCGCGAATTCGGCAGCCGGATGGGCGAGCTGATGTGCACACAACTCAAGGCAGCAGGCATCCCCACTCAGGTTTCCATGGTGGATCAGCCCACCTTCCGCGACCAGGTGCTCAACCGCCGCGACTACGACATGGCCCTGATGGTCATGGACAATGATGAAATCGACCGCTTCGCTGACCCCGACTCCACCATGCTCTTCGACAACGTTGATGTTCAGAACTCCTGGAAGCAGGTGGCGGACTGCACCGACCAGAACACCTATGCCGGGCGACTGCGGACCTTTGCCCGGCAGGTCAGCGACCTCTCCCCCAGCGACTGGCTTTATCAGCGTACGCCCCTGGTCCTCACCGCCCCCCGCCTCCAGGGCATGCCCAGCTCCCTGGTGGACCGCTATCTGCCCCTGTGGAACCTGCGCATCCAGGGGTGAAAGGCCGGCGCCCCTTGTCACTGTTCGTCCATAAAATGCTGGTATGTCTGCTGAACACCAAGGAATCGTCAATGCCCATCTGACCCCCCTGCCCGACAGGGTGGGCGTGGATGGCCTGGAGGAAAAGTGGTGCCGCGACTGGGATGAGTCCGGCGTCTACCGCTTCCGCAACACCCGCGAGCGCTCCGGCGTCTACTCTATCGACACCCCGCCGCCCACGGTTTCGGGGCATTTGCATGTGGGGCACGTCTTCTCATACACCCATACCGACGTGATCGCCCGGTTCAAGCGGATGCAGGGCTACGATGTCTTCTACCCCATGGGCTGGGACGACAACGGTCTGCCCACCGAACGACGGGTCCAGAACTATTACGGGGTCCGCGTGGACACCTCGCTCAAGTACGATCCGGACTTCAAGCCCCCCTTCCACGGGACCAAGGGCAAG
It encodes the following:
- a CDS encoding LPXTG cell wall anchor domain-containing protein; this translates as MNKHRWIGLLAALAALATLAGPAAPAMAGGGSGHAGGRPVPPGGQKIRLWQGWAYKDDDQGAFGGYEIGSIDRAFSQMGVVDGRNATTARVKRQALDEANGNCQARFNEAHADQSGQGHCRVTGVGVVAGYRGSQRIFDGISVAIHKLWMDNWRSQVANSTFSNRGVTYRTSDSFWDQPNDNLDKFADEYAGNKKGISLVVIMLNDYEPKPADLPPDPPDKQVDRGTSADGMTNRTHIVTGTGRDGRELTFSDVFNPQGKQYRISGQHVRDQTSGEDLTDKFVFNTAEGTRPPGDRATAAWKGGALPEEHRWAWQLDVTVDRPETGVILDQGGIHWEGAARQVDQSTPERRTPTWKPRPDKSWILRDTATGAWKSVIDPQWSNGTGADGHVFLDGDQVGSVINATVEAHLIEAPKIFALTDDWSAANYLVDQDGAGAIRIFAAKAKADADGHYRRSSVGGIVAKGRDVTDRFEISVTGARARAQAKSGWLNVLKGMEVPMQVTMLVPFTVRFADGGGAAKVRKDLGRTPDQELTFCKAPDGHGNQGEALINSGSQTVNTQSVQTNEPGICGYLPPVRKDVISEAGQGGEQASVDGKVVFPGQRLEYGLDTQPSLPDNLAYPVKSIILTDVYDRWFLPDKQTLEVTDLQSGDVIAKTGYATKWKDKDHSLRVTITDPVRISQWRAGGNPRIRLRFEGRVDPKAPTDHRVGNQWVLTLNNSLTPSNQVSNPPADFHPSKSDVSAHDPGISIDGKVLFVGDHGVYRISLDARRKDTAYPVWRLGMTDAYDARHLDIDPRGIEVLGSDGRDYTKAFNIQVRNGTVLVFAKTVDTYVPATGVTLKGDPQPADLAAYAAVRGHNPLLEPSIDQGLLGRTYDLVLPYTVIRAETGHVVRNQATQIVNNLHKTTNVVTNPVKPLNPAKDVVAAVGGGSAHGGSIYRDRLFLYRLDSSLLPAGRAYPQVKTWRIEDRLDPAVDRFTGHWAVYATQDLYENGRILIHHGQIMAGSDMSADIHGGPWFTMTAGPAGLIKVEATSRYLALVSASGDRPVGWRVYLQCRRLKNVERHENRFTEFYQDKILASNTVWTSTPDMTPALHIEKFDQAGGMPKGDRDQPEQALRAHDDVPIVFRITNDSPRDPSDGTGAIFPARQLHLEDQTVVGQGRVTGIRYPNNWSTLMLRPGQSVDVHATVSGMSGRHTDRARVIGSPLVPCPVEGQAALPEREDADKTHQQPDFRGVMVDGRLLCSDRAVRSNSDDWNALVEALPRTGAAIALPLAIVAAAVMTGSLLSGKARRMPKGIENGSDR
- a CDS encoding inorganic diphosphatase, giving the protein MAETFDVLVEIPRGSRNKYEMDHDSGHIRLDRTLFTSMGYPDDYGYIDGTLGEDGDPLDALVMIPDSVFPGCIVECRAVGLYHMVDEAGGDDKVLCVPADVRFDAIKDIDDVSDFHKQEIKHFFEQYKALEPGKEVMPGDYWTNAEAAETQIKAARERLAAQH
- a CDS encoding DUF3290 family protein — encoded protein: MTFYTYQYLKGGQTNWTMIRIIVVVVLALAFLFFLFMYSRHRWNHKYKDLSIILATLLLLAAAIQYSDYTNLRTASLQSGQLTTVIDKSAAKLKVNPEQISINDTSRNNDMIIKTPKGYYTLVFNSSGSEFLLQRADLYHPDITVIGE
- a CDS encoding DUF421 domain-containing protein is translated as MDINFYVNVALKLIVGLLFITLLINVTGKGNLAPTSPMDQLQNYVLGGIIGGVIYSDSISMAQYIVILLIWAALILITRYAKTHIHAVGKYVDGEPVTIIKNGKLLVQNCLKVNLTAKEVDFKLRTKGINDIRDVKRGIVEQNGGLTIISEGDKDVRYPVVMDGRVNPDVLDTMGRDEAWLDEQLAKQGIRKVSDVYMARYQNGEFYAVTYQDQ
- a CDS encoding manganese efflux pump MntP family protein, producing the protein MLLRLLFIALGVSSDAFAVSISKGLSVDRLQARHHWLVGLWFGGFQTLLPLLGYFAASMLQDSLAAVDHWIIFGILSAIGINMIREGVYGEEEGANGEESFSWRRMLPAAIATSIDSFGVGAGLALLGINIWLSALVIGLVTAAASILGLRIGYAVGSRWRKPARIAGGIILIVMGIQILLDHLMNA
- a CDS encoding response regulator transcription factor, translating into MTDLTLMTCAEDPASVLPALALLSHRVRVLPLDAASLVKMPEDTVLLIDASDDLAEARTLCNLTRASGLSTPIILILSEGGFTVVNAGWGVADVIIQSASPAEVEARLRLVCQRVTPTRKPDARPEKAEDQVPTGQVRSGDLVVDTESYTARIHGRPINLAYKEFELLKYLVQHPGRVFTRAQLLQEVWGYDYYGGTRTVDVHVRRLRAKLGSEYEHLIGTVRNVGYRFDPPSSARTTSVPRPEPDAKTNPDPVKQREQQDGQSEQPEDSKEKKPDHSD
- the nth gene encoding endonuclease III, whose product is MHGEYQILCLVFPEAVCALHFRNPFELLVATVLSAQTTDKRVNSVTPELFERYPDPATMAQAQPAELEAIIHPVGFYHAKARHLLGLSLMLTEDYGGKVPQTMEELTSLPGVGRKTANVVLGNAFNIPGFPVDTHVTRVTGRLRWRTDWRSAHPDPVKIEHEICDCFPPEDWTNLSHRLILLGRATCHARKPDCLHCPLAETCPSAEILAGPASR
- a CDS encoding ABC transporter substrate-binding protein, translating into MARGRHTQIKSGIIFFLVLAVLTAGTYMAWPLATGRGGWRLPWAQEGSGRIVHIRARQAPVSLDIRTEPGRATDQALMGNVYQTLTRPDAKGQPTPGLAQNWEVSANGLLYTFHLRNDARFADGRPLTSEDALWSLHQIIDHQYQGYRDLNGLARVTNPDDATLVIGLKSPNARLLTALSGRAGIVYDRQARVNYSTRSAGSGPYQVDDWQPGTSLTLAANKSYRGPDRPTIGRVIFTYTGSPQGTIKDLDQGRLDAVVDMDPATAAQAHKAPTVTPSTDNVVLAFNNIATSPLSDQHMREAVRYALDRQSLAKLERGGAKALGGPLNQLSPGYDPGLQAFPFDRAQAIHRSSYYRPSFFKNGLRLVYPREFGSRMGELMCTQLKAAGIPTQVSMVDQPTFRDQVLNRRDYDMALMVMDNDEIDRFADPDSTMLFDNVDVQNSWKQVADCTDQNTYAGRLRTFARQVSDLSPSDWLYQRTPLVLTAPRLQGMPSSLVDRYLPLWNLRIQG